The following coding sequences lie in one Arachis ipaensis cultivar K30076 chromosome B03, Araip1.1, whole genome shotgun sequence genomic window:
- the LOC107629891 gene encoding H/ACA ribonucleoprotein complex non-core subunit NAF1 has product MDSQHSAATTTTNNTDGVPLADTNESGLYPNSNGPIKSNCEKVETLGCAIEEGVEKISLLGASEAEVKAEIEAESESDEESESSTSSSSESSSSSSEESGSGDNDSDDDDDEEEEENGEDADADVEVEEGEIDGSDDDDDGEKMVSWSMEDDGGDGDDDEADVGGGEPIKSKNELEDLPPVPPINVTLEPSHQMRPVGVVMSKLGAKVIVEGIEKHDPLSEGSILWITESRKPLGLIDEIFGPVKNPYYVVRYNSENEVPTEVQGGTSISFVPEFANYVLNNKDLYKKGYDASGANDEELSDELEFSDDEKEAEYRRMQRMAKRGPNDQNPSKSKHNKKKVSPQKHAVTSIPKASAPPAAAPHDRRNCLPFPGQGQGPFAGTSAFPPFPIPNSNAGPNIPPNGVWTNGATLPQQPLPTVIPNVFPTNGMPWCPQNTQFPHQLPMAMPGVPFQQQLPQGAMLPGVVQQNILAQAAIYAQGLMAQHQMAFGLNSPPFPQIQQPPMVQQGFPHNELSAQSSPNRGGPPQFHPGASASNNGGKTFHGAGRGGRKGWRPAK; this is encoded by the exons ATGGATTCCCAACACAGCGCCGCCACCACCACGACCAACAACACCGACGGTGTTCCACTCGCCGACACAAACGAGTCGGGTCTCTATCCGAATTCCAATGGACCCATAAAGTCAAACTGTGAAAAGGTTGAGACTTTGGGGTGCGCCATTGAGGAAGGCGTAGAGAAAATCAGCTTATTGGGTGCCTCTGAAGCAGAAGTTAAAGCTGAAATTGAAGCCGAGAGTGAAAGTGATGAAGAGTCTGAGAGTTCCACGTCATCATCGTCGGAGTCTTCTTCTTCAAGTTCTGAGGAAAGCGGTAGCGGGGATAATGACagtgatgacgatgatgatgaggaggaggaagagaatgGGGAAGATGCTGATGCTGACGTAGAAGTTGAAGAAGGTGAGATTGATGGTTCCGATGATGACGATGATGGAGAAAAGATGGTTAGTTGGAGCATGGAAGATGATGGTGGTGACGGCGATGATGATGAAGCTGATGTTGGAGGAGGAGAACCCATTAAATCAAAGAATGAACTTGAG GATCTCCCTCCGGTACCCCCTATTAATGTGACCTTAGAACCAAGTCATCAGATGCGGCCAGTGGGAGTTGTTATGTCG AAACTCGGTGCTAAAGTCATTGTGGAAGGAATTGAGAAGCATGATCCTCTTAGCGAAGGTTCTATCCTCTGGATAACTGAAAGTAGAAAACCACTAGGTTTAATTGACGAAATCTTTGGACCAGTCAAAAATCCATATTATGTTGTGAGGTACAATTCCGAAAATGAAGTACCCACTGAGGTCCAAGGGGGAACCTCAATCTCATTCGTCCCTGAATTCGCCAATTATGTGCTTAATAACAAGGATCTTTACAAGAAAGGTTATGATGCATCTGGTGCAAACGACGAAGAGTTGTCCGATGAATTAGAGTTTTCAGATGATGAGAAGGAAGCGGAATACAGGAGAATGCAAAGAATGGCCAAGAGAGGTCCAAATGATCAAAATCCTAGTAAGAgtaaacataataaaaagaagGTTTCACCACAAAAGCATGCGGTAACTTCCATCCCCAAAGCATCTGCTCCACCTGCCGCAGCACCTCATGATCGCAGAAATTGTTTACCTTTTCCAGGCCAAGGACAAGGCCCTTTTGCCGGAACTTCTGCATTTCCACCATTTCCGATTCCAAACTCAAACGCAGGTCCTAACATCCCACCCAATGGAGTTTGGACAAATGGGGCAACACTTCCGCAGCAGCCATTGCCTACTGTTATTCCTAACGTATTTCCAACGAATGGCATGCCTTGGTGCCCGCAAAACACTCAATTTCCTCATCAGTTGCCAATGGCAATGCCCGGAGTTCCATTTCAACAGCAGTTGCCTCAGGGAGCAATGTTGCCTGGGGTGGTCCAGCAAAATATACTTGCACAAGCCGCCATATATGCGCAGGGGCTTATGGCTCAACACCAAATGGCATTTGGGTTGAACTCCCCACCCTTCCCGCAGATTCAGCAACCACCTATGGTGCAACAGGGTTTTCCACACAATGAATTGTCGGCACAATCTAGTCCTAATCGAGGTGGTCCTCCTCAATTTCATCCGGGTGCATCTGCTAGTAATAATGGAGGGAAAACATTTCATGGTGCTGGTAGGGGTGGTAGGAAAGGATGGAGACCAGCCAAGTGA
- the LOC107629892 gene encoding LOW QUALITY PROTEIN: protein ULTRAPETALA 1-like (The sequence of the model RefSeq protein was modified relative to this genomic sequence to represent the inferred CDS: inserted 2 bases in 1 codon) — MANGESGVVAAIFSEDELSEVSGVKRVGDYVEITCGCTSHRYGDAVGRLRVFVNGYLEITCECTPGCQEDKLSPSAFEKHSGRETARKWKNNIWVIVKGEKVPLFKTVLLKYYNQVSKAAALKSXHDALADANWKCSDLQYDKITCDDEEERGSRRVYRGCTRSPTCKGCTSCVCFGCSICRFSDCSCQTCTDFTSNVKV, encoded by the exons atggcgaATGGAGAGAGTGGGGTAGTGGCAGCAATCTTCAGTGAGGATGAGCTGAGTGAGGTGAGTGGCGTGAAGCGAGTTGGTGACTATGTTGAAATCACGTGCGGTTGTACTAGCCACAGGTATGGTGATGCTGTTGGAAGGCTTAGGGTTTTCGTTAATGGCTACCTTGAAATCACTTGTGAATGCACCCCTGGTTGCCAAGaag ACAAGTTGAGTCCTTCTGCATTTGAGAAACACTCTGGAAGAGAGACAGCTCGAAAGTGGAAGAACAACATATGGGTAATAGTGAAGGGTGAGAAGGTTCCATTGTTCAAAACAGTGCTACTCAAATACTACAACCAAGTTTCAAAAGCTGCTGCTCTTAAATC CCATGATGCTTTGGCAGATGCTAATTGGAAATGTTCTGATCTCCAATATGACAA AATTACatgtgatgatgaagaagaacgAGGGAGCCGCAGAGTATACAGGGGATGCACTCGCTCTCCGACATGCAAAGGTTGCACCTCCTGTGTCTGCTTCGGCTGCAGCATCTGCCGCTTTTCAGATTGCAGCTGCCAGACTTGTACTGACTTCACAAGCAATGTCAAAGTTTGA